In Acidobacteriota bacterium, one genomic interval encodes:
- a CDS encoding Eco57I restriction-modification methylase domain-containing protein yields the protein MGQFFTPASVAEFMAGLFDFSAPAVRVLDPGAGIGSLSAAFVAAACRANKPPSVIKLTAYEVDPALSSHLNETLNLCRTTAGAAGIRLEAQVIPHDFLECGTRALTASLFEDASRDRFDCVVLNPPYRKMRTESRERRLLRRIGIETSNLYSGFLALASQLLEPGGQLVAITPRSFCNGTYFEAFRRSFLSTVRFRRLHVFESRDRAFSDDDVLQENVIFRADRITSSDGVV from the coding sequence ATGGGGCAGTTCTTCACCCCGGCATCCGTTGCGGAGTTCATGGCAGGATTGTTCGACTTCTCCGCTCCGGCCGTTCGAGTCCTGGATCCTGGAGCCGGGATAGGGTCGCTCTCGGCAGCTTTCGTAGCAGCCGCATGCAGAGCGAACAAGCCCCCCAGCGTCATCAAGCTGACTGCGTACGAAGTTGATCCCGCTCTCTCCTCTCATCTCAACGAAACTTTGAACCTGTGCCGCACGACCGCGGGGGCGGCCGGAATTCGACTCGAAGCTCAGGTGATCCCGCATGATTTCCTCGAATGCGGAACCCGGGCCTTGACGGCGAGCCTGTTCGAGGACGCGTCGCGAGATCGCTTTGACTGCGTCGTGCTCAACCCGCCGTACAGGAAAATGCGAACGGAGTCACGAGAGCGAAGGCTGCTCCGGCGCATCGGCATCGAGACCAGCAACCTGTACTCGGGTTTTCTGGCGCTAGCCTCTCAACTCCTTGAGCCCGGCGGCCAGCTCGTCGCCATCACTCCACGGAGTTTCTGCAATGGTACCTATTTCGAGGCCTTCCGACGCTCGTTCCTGAGCACCGTGCGCTTCCGCAGGCTGCACGTGTTCGAGTCGCGGGATCGAGCCTTCTCGGACGATGATGTCTTGCAGGAGAATGTGATCTTTCGCGCCGATCGAATCACCAGTTCGGATGGTGTCGTG
- the nusB gene encoding transcription antitermination factor NusB: MGERRRAREYALQLLFQLDLSPEGTVEAAAAFWEGKKVRASIVEFADTLVKGTVLHQAWLDATLSSISHHWRIPRMAVVDRNILRLALYELVFETATPPIVVINEAIEIAKKFGNEESGPFVNGILDAIRLRLESGEIALPPAVAPGAIKTPA, translated from the coding sequence ATAGGGGAGAGGCGGCGGGCGAGAGAGTACGCGCTGCAGCTCCTCTTCCAGCTCGACCTCTCCCCGGAGGGGACGGTCGAGGCGGCGGCGGCATTCTGGGAGGGGAAGAAGGTCCGCGCGTCGATCGTCGAGTTCGCCGACACCCTGGTGAAGGGGACGGTCCTCCACCAGGCGTGGCTCGACGCGACGCTCAGCTCCATCTCCCATCACTGGCGCATCCCGCGCATGGCGGTCGTCGATCGCAACATCCTCAGGCTCGCCCTCTACGAGCTGGTCTTCGAGACGGCCACACCTCCCATCGTCGTCATCAACGAGGCGATCGAGATCGCGAAGAAGTTCGGCAACGAGGAGTCGGGGCCGTTCGTGAACGGGATCCTCGACGCGATCCGGCTCCGCCTCGAGTCGGGGGAGATCGCACTTCCCCCGGCGGTCGCCCCGGGCGCGATCAAGACGCCGGCCTGA